From the genome of Bacteroidota bacterium, one region includes:
- a CDS encoding biotin/lipoyl-containing protein, protein MANVTTVVNGRKYSWTFGTDGSLALDDKECQAEVLSAAAGCCTVSIGGKLFRGLISRNNLQYSVLINQKKYILDIEPSTKKSPGFGNNHAQKTHSQIEVRSPMPGMVVRCEVKEGMKISLGDGLLILEAMKMENEIRSAHGGIVKKVLVTDRQVVDKGALLLIIE, encoded by the coding sequence ATGGCGAATGTCACCACTGTTGTCAACGGCAGGAAATACAGTTGGACCTTTGGGACCGACGGTTCGCTCGCGCTCGATGACAAGGAATGTCAAGCTGAAGTCCTCAGCGCTGCCGCTGGCTGTTGCACCGTATCGATCGGCGGAAAACTGTTCAGGGGACTGATATCTAGAAATAATTTACAATACTCGGTGCTAATCAATCAAAAAAAATACATCTTAGACATTGAACCTTCTACTAAAAAATCCCCTGGGTTTGGAAATAATCATGCTCAGAAGACTCATTCACAGATCGAAGTACGGTCGCCGATGCCCGGAATGGTAGTTCGCTGCGAAGTTAAGGAAGGAATGAAAATATCGCTGGGCGACGGACTTTTGATCCTCGAAGCTATGAAAATGGAGAATGAGATAAGGTCAGCTCATGGTGGGATAGTCAAAAAGGTTCTCGTCACAGACAGGCAAGTTGTAGATAAAGGGGCACTACTTCTCATCATTGAATAA